A region of Dermochelys coriacea isolate rDerCor1 chromosome 1, rDerCor1.pri.v4, whole genome shotgun sequence DNA encodes the following proteins:
- the TMSB4X gene encoding thymosin beta-4, translating to MSDKPDMAEIEKFDKTKLKKTETQEKNPLPSKETIEQEKQAGES from the exons ATGTCTGACAAACCAGATATGGCTGAAATTGAGAAATTTGACAAGACTAAATTGAAGAAAACAGAAACGCAAGAGAAAAATCCACTGCCTTCAAAAGAAA caatTGAACAGGAGAAGCAAGCGGGTGAATCGTAA